In Melopsittacus undulatus isolate bMelUnd1 chromosome 6, bMelUnd1.mat.Z, whole genome shotgun sequence, the following proteins share a genomic window:
- the NEU2 gene encoding sialidase-2, whose translation MASFPVLKQETLFRNGTWSYRIPALLYLPRFSIILAFAEEREDVVDEHAKLIAMRRGTYDPTTHHVQWSSTEPIVSAQLKDHRSMNPCPVYDEVSGKLILFFIAVPGKISEQHQLKTKINLVRLCYITSMDQGQTWSAAQDVTNSTISTEYRNWATFAVGPGHGLQLLNKARSLVIPAYAYRILHPKQHPTPHAFCFISSDHGTTWEMGNFVGEESAVECQVAEVHTCGRKVLYCNARSSRGARIQAVSYNHGVDFEGGQRVEMLVEPPSGCHGSVTAFPPPPDARCQDSWLLYAHPTDPKGRRDLGVYLNKSPLNPAHWTKPSILFKGLCAYSDLQYMGVGPDGSPLFSCLFEYGTHQQCEEIIFVMFTLKQAFPSEC comes from the exons ATGGCTTCATTTCCTGTCTTGAAGCAAGAGACATTGTTCCGGAATGGTACCTGGAGCTATCGAATTCCAGCTCTGCTCTACCTGCCACGGTTCAGCATCATCCTGGCGTTCGCTGAGGAACGGGAGGATGTGGTGGATGAACATGCCAAACTAATAGCAATGCGCAGGGGCACATATGACCCAACCACACACCATGTACAG TGGAGTAGCACGGAGCCCATTGTCAGCGCACAACTGAAAGACCACCGATCTATGAACCCCTGTCCTGTTTACGATGAGGTCTCAGGGAAACTGATCCTGTTCTTCATAGCTGTCCCAGGAAAGATCTCTGAGCAGCATCAGCTCAAGACAAAGATCAACCTGGTACGTCTCTGCTACATCACTAGCATGGACCAAGGGCAGACCTGGAGCGCTGCCCAGGATGTCACCAACAGTACCATTAGCACTGAGTACAGGAACTGGGCCACTTTTGCAGTGGGGCCAGGTCATGGATTACAATTGCTCAACAAGGCCCGGAGCCTCGTGATTCCTGCCTATGCCTATCGTATCTTGCACCCTAAGCAACACCCCACCCCTCATGCCTTCTGCTTCATCAGCTCTGATCATGGGACAACGTGGGAGATGGGGAACTTTGTTGGGGAGGAGAGTGCAGTGGAGTGCCAGGTTGCAGAGGTGCATACCTGTGGCAGGAAGGTCCTCTACTGCAATGCAAGGAGCAGCAGGGGAGCCAGAATCCAGGCTGTCAGCTACAACCATGGGGTGGACTTTGAGGGAGGCCAGCGGGTAGAAATGCTGGTAGAACCTCCTTCTGGTTGTCACGGAAGTGTAACTGCCTTTCCACCTCCCCCTGATGCCAGATGCCAAGACAGTTGGTTGCTCTACGCTCATCCTACAGACCCAAAGGGTCGAAGAGATTTGGGAGTTTACCTCAACAAAAGCCCTTTAAATCCAGCACACTGGACAAAACCAAGCATCCTGTTCAAGGGCCTGTGTGCTTATTCAGATCTGCAGTACATGGGTGTTGGGCCAGATGGCTCACCCTTGTTCTCTTGCCTCTTTGAATACGGGACCCACCAGCAATGTGAAGAGATAATCTTTGTAATGTTCACTTTGAAGCAAGCCTTTCCATCAGAGTGCTGA